In Streptomyces sp. NBC_00483, a single window of DNA contains:
- a CDS encoding M23 family metallopeptidase, with product MNDRNPSGTAPYAAYDGHSATSFASDPLFGDMAEDPYEPGSHATGQWNTAPQQQYADPYASAYYDTGTYDAGSFGTGSYDTTGAWATGGYEQVADIPAQQPRSMAEQHTTGQWDTSAYEAQMYAAQHPDTQSFEAPSFGTQTFDGQTHTQSFDTQSFETQSFETQSFETQSFEAQSFETQSFEFQGYEAQHFEAQGFETQSFSTHDMLGAPDPHDTQGFTHTFEAPVFGTTAYDTGAYDATQWNASDATGTAEPQPQPEPEPEAIAESAPEADHAHGPALDLDSAPEPAPATPKPTTRRAGKNVSRGRAGRRRPVKRSALVTVVVPSVCVVGVAGIAAASVGGSGDDGKETQAAAATDAQAVKPAVANNKLDSQLKDLSADAGDFADRASRTQERIDLKAKQEAARKEAAEEAARKEAARPKFVLPVKQHGLSAFFGQAGVNWMSQHSGIDFPVSYGTPVMAATDGTVKTQWNSAYGNMAIVTAKDGTETWYCHLSSHTVMNGPVKAGDVIARSGNSGNSTGPHLHFEVRPGGSAAIDPLPWLRSHGLNPN from the coding sequence GTGAACGACCGCAATCCGTCGGGGACCGCGCCTTATGCGGCGTACGACGGTCACTCCGCGACCAGCTTCGCAAGCGATCCGCTCTTCGGCGACATGGCAGAGGACCCCTACGAACCCGGTTCCCACGCGACCGGCCAGTGGAACACGGCCCCCCAGCAGCAGTACGCCGACCCCTACGCCTCCGCGTACTACGACACCGGCACGTACGACGCCGGTTCCTTCGGTACCGGTTCCTACGACACGACCGGCGCCTGGGCGACCGGCGGGTACGAGCAGGTCGCCGACATCCCGGCGCAGCAGCCCCGGTCGATGGCCGAGCAGCACACCACGGGTCAGTGGGACACCTCGGCGTACGAGGCGCAGATGTACGCGGCTCAACACCCCGACACGCAGAGCTTCGAGGCCCCGTCCTTCGGGACGCAGACCTTCGACGGACAGACGCACACGCAGTCGTTCGACACGCAGTCCTTCGAGACCCAGTCCTTTGAGACCCAGTCCTTTGAGACGCAGTCCTTTGAGGCCCAGAGCTTCGAGACCCAGAGTTTCGAGTTCCAGGGGTACGAGGCCCAGCACTTCGAGGCCCAGGGCTTCGAGACGCAGAGCTTCAGCACGCACGACATGCTCGGCGCGCCCGACCCGCACGACACGCAGGGCTTCACCCACACCTTCGAAGCCCCGGTCTTCGGTACGACCGCTTATGACACGGGCGCGTACGACGCCACGCAGTGGAACGCCTCGGACGCCACCGGCACCGCAGAGCCCCAGCCCCAGCCCGAGCCCGAGCCCGAAGCGATCGCGGAGTCGGCCCCCGAAGCGGACCATGCGCACGGGCCCGCCCTCGACCTCGACTCCGCTCCCGAGCCCGCCCCCGCGACCCCGAAGCCTACGACACGCAGGGCCGGGAAGAACGTCTCCCGTGGCCGCGCCGGCCGCCGTCGTCCGGTCAAGCGGTCCGCGCTCGTCACCGTCGTCGTGCCGTCGGTCTGTGTGGTCGGCGTCGCCGGGATCGCCGCGGCGAGTGTCGGCGGCAGCGGGGACGACGGCAAGGAGACGCAGGCCGCGGCCGCTACGGACGCGCAGGCCGTGAAGCCGGCCGTCGCCAACAACAAGCTGGACTCGCAGCTGAAGGATCTCTCCGCCGACGCGGGCGACTTCGCCGACCGGGCGAGCCGCACGCAGGAGCGGATCGACCTCAAGGCGAAGCAGGAGGCGGCGCGCAAGGAGGCCGCCGAGGAGGCCGCGCGCAAGGAGGCGGCGCGGCCCAAGTTCGTGCTGCCGGTGAAGCAGCACGGGCTGAGCGCCTTCTTCGGGCAGGCCGGCGTCAACTGGATGTCCCAGCACTCCGGCATCGACTTCCCCGTCTCGTACGGGACTCCGGTGATGGCCGCGACGGACGGCACCGTGAAGACGCAGTGGAACAGCGCGTACGGGAACATGGCCATAGTCACCGCCAAGGACGGCACGGAGACCTGGTACTGCCACCTGTCCTCGCACACCGTGATGAACGGTCCGGTGAAGGCCGGTGACGTGATCGCGCGGTCCGGGAACTCGGGCAACTCGACCGGCCCGCACCTGCACTTCGAGGTGCGGCCCGGCGGCAGCGCGGCGATCGACCCGCTGCCGTGGCTGCGCAGCCACGGCCTCAACCCGAACTGA
- a CDS encoding cobalamin B12-binding domain-containing protein, which translates to MGVAAGPIRVVVAKPGLDGHDRGAKVIARALRDAGMEVIYTGLHQTPEQVVDTAIQEDADAIGLSILSGAHNTLFARVIELLAERDAADIKVFGGGIIPEGDIAPLKEKGVAEIFTPGATTASIVDWVRSNVRQPEPSGG; encoded by the coding sequence ATGGGTGTGGCAGCCGGTCCGATCCGCGTGGTCGTCGCGAAGCCGGGACTCGACGGCCACGATCGCGGGGCCAAAGTGATCGCGCGGGCGCTGCGCGACGCCGGTATGGAGGTCATTTACACGGGCCTGCACCAGACGCCCGAGCAGGTCGTGGACACCGCCATCCAGGAGGACGCCGACGCGATCGGTCTCTCCATCCTGTCCGGCGCGCACAACACGCTCTTCGCCCGCGTCATCGAGCTCCTCGCCGAGCGCGACGCCGCGGACATCAAGGTCTTCGGCGGCGGCATCATCCCTGAGGGGGACATCGCGCCCCTGAAGGAGAAGGGCGTTGCCGAGATCTTCACCCCGGGCGCCACGACCGCCTCCATCGTCGACTGGGTCCGGTCCAACGTCCGCCAACCGGAACCGTCCGGCGGCTGA
- the pcrA gene encoding DNA helicase PcrA, producing the protein MSSLFDDSFLTGLQKNGAEEPPPPPPDPEYDDGAPEPMPDDLFGGRLGAPEDRDTHYRDGAPRPVLSAATLLEGLNENQQAAVTHGGTPLLIVAGAGSGKTRVLTHRIAYLLAEREVHPGQILAITFTNKAAGEMKERVEDLVGPRANAMWVSTFHSACVRILRRESKKLGFTSSFSIYDAADSKRLMALVCRDLDLDPKKFPPKSFSAKISNLKNELIDEEDFAATAADGFEKTLAQAYAMYQARLREANALDFDDLIMTTVNMLRAFPDVAEHYRRRFRHVMVDEYQDTNHAQYALVRELVGPTEGEDADPAELCVVGDADQSIYAFRGATIRNILDFEDDYPNAKTILLEQNYRSTQTILSAANAVIERNESRRPKNLWTNEGPGAQITGYVADTEHDEAQFIADEIDRLTDAGDALAGDVAIFYRTNAQSRVFEEIFIRTGLPYKVVGGVRFYERKEVRDVLAYLRVLSNPEDSVPLRRILNVPKRGIGDRAEAMIDALSQREKISFPQALRRVDEAYGMAARSTNAVKRFNTLMEDLRTIVESGAGPATVLEAILERTGYLAELQASTDPQDETRIENLQELAAVALEFEQESAAGEDTAEGESETGGGGLSDFLERVALVADSDQIPDEDDDGSGVITLMTLHTAKGLEFPVVFLTGLEDGVFPHMRSLGQAKELEEERRLAYVGITRARQRLYLTRASMRSAWGQPSYNPPSRFLEEIPAAHLDWKRTGPSTPAASTKSIGGGIAASLSSSRSRTGSTPAFATRRAGDKPVVALSVGDRVTHDQFGLGTVVGVSGTGDKSEASIDFGDPKPKRLLLRYAPVEKL; encoded by the coding sequence ATGAGCAGCCTCTTTGACGACAGCTTCCTGACCGGCCTCCAGAAGAACGGTGCGGAGGAGCCCCCGCCGCCGCCTCCGGACCCCGAGTACGACGACGGGGCACCGGAGCCGATGCCGGACGACCTGTTCGGCGGGAGGCTCGGCGCGCCCGAAGACAGGGACACGCACTACCGGGACGGCGCCCCGCGCCCGGTCCTGAGCGCGGCCACCCTCCTGGAGGGGCTGAACGAGAACCAGCAGGCGGCCGTCACGCACGGCGGCACCCCGCTGCTCATCGTCGCGGGCGCCGGATCCGGCAAGACCCGCGTCCTCACGCACCGCATCGCGTACCTGCTCGCCGAGCGCGAAGTGCACCCCGGCCAGATCCTCGCGATCACGTTCACGAACAAGGCCGCGGGCGAGATGAAGGAGCGCGTCGAGGACCTCGTGGGCCCGCGCGCGAACGCCATGTGGGTCTCCACGTTCCACAGCGCCTGCGTCCGCATCCTGCGCCGGGAGAGCAAGAAGCTGGGCTTCACGTCCTCCTTCTCGATCTACGACGCCGCCGACAGCAAGCGGCTCATGGCGCTCGTCTGCCGCGACCTCGACCTGGACCCGAAGAAGTTCCCGCCGAAGTCCTTCAGCGCCAAGATCAGCAATCTCAAGAACGAGCTGATCGACGAGGAGGACTTCGCGGCGACCGCGGCCGACGGCTTCGAGAAGACCCTCGCCCAGGCCTACGCGATGTACCAGGCGCGCCTGCGCGAGGCGAACGCGCTGGACTTCGACGACCTGATCATGACGACGGTGAACATGCTGCGCGCGTTCCCGGACGTCGCCGAGCACTACCGCCGCCGCTTCCGCCACGTCATGGTCGACGAGTACCAGGACACGAACCACGCGCAGTACGCGCTGGTGCGCGAGCTGGTCGGCCCCACCGAGGGCGAGGACGCGGACCCGGCCGAGCTGTGCGTCGTGGGTGACGCGGACCAGTCGATCTACGCGTTCCGCGGCGCCACGATCCGTAACATCCTCGACTTCGAGGACGACTACCCCAACGCGAAGACGATCCTCCTGGAGCAGAACTACCGCTCCACGCAGACGATCCTCAGCGCGGCGAACGCGGTCATCGAGCGCAACGAGTCGCGTCGGCCCAAGAACCTGTGGACCAACGAGGGGCCCGGCGCCCAGATCACCGGCTACGTCGCGGACACCGAGCACGACGAGGCCCAGTTCATCGCCGACGAGATCGACCGGCTCACCGACGCGGGCGACGCGCTGGCGGGCGACGTGGCGATCTTCTACCGGACGAACGCGCAGTCCCGTGTCTTCGAAGAGATCTTCATCCGCACCGGCCTGCCCTACAAGGTCGTCGGCGGCGTCCGCTTCTACGAGCGCAAGGAGGTCAGGGACGTCCTGGCCTATCTGCGCGTGCTGTCCAACCCCGAGGACTCGGTGCCGCTGCGCCGCATCCTCAACGTGCCCAAGCGCGGCATCGGCGACCGCGCCGAAGCGATGATCGACGCGCTCTCCCAGCGCGAGAAGATCTCCTTCCCGCAGGCGCTGCGCCGCGTCGACGAGGCGTACGGGATGGCGGCCCGCTCGACGAACGCCGTGAAGCGGTTCAACACGCTGATGGAGGACCTCCGCACGATCGTGGAGTCGGGCGCGGGCCCGGCCACGGTCCTGGAGGCCATCCTCGAACGGACGGGGTATCTCGCCGAGTTGCAGGCCTCCACCGACCCGCAGGACGAGACCCGCATCGAGAACCTCCAGGAACTCGCCGCCGTGGCCCTGGAGTTCGAGCAGGAGTCCGCCGCGGGCGAGGACACGGCGGAGGGCGAGTCCGAGACGGGCGGCGGGGGGCTCTCCGACTTCCTGGAGCGCGTCGCGCTCGTCGCCGACTCCGACCAGATCCCCGACGAGGACGACGACGGCAGCGGCGTCATCACGCTGATGACCCTGCACACCGCCAAGGGCCTGGAGTTCCCGGTCGTCTTCCTCACCGGCCTGGAGGACGGCGTCTTCCCGCACATGCGCTCCCTCGGCCAGGCCAAGGAGCTGGAGGAGGAGCGGCGGCTCGCGTACGTGGGCATCACGCGCGCGCGGCAGCGCCTCTACCTGACGCGCGCCTCCATGCGCAGCGCCTGGGGCCAGCCCTCGTACAACCCGCCCTCCCGGTTCCTGGAGGAGATCCCGGCCGCGCACCTGGACTGGAAGCGCACAGGACCGTCCACGCCTGCGGCCTCGACCAAGAGCATCGGTGGCGGCATCGCGGCGTCCCTGTCGTCCTCGCGCTCCCGTACGGGTTCGACGCCGGCCTTCGCCACGCGCCGCGCGGGCGACAAGCCGGTGGTGGCCCTCTCCGTCGGCGACCGCGTCACGCACGACCAGTTCGGGCTCGGCACGGTGGTGGGCGTGTCGGGCACGGGCGACAAGTCGGAGGCGTCGATCGACTTCGGCGACCCGAAGCCGAAGCGTCTGCTGCTGCGGTACGCGCCGGTCGAGAAGCTGTAG
- a CDS encoding lipase family alpha/beta hydrolase, which translates to MKVTRTLPFRPLCHLLPTRLAGLSIALLKATALELAILAGHLLLYPSGILPERRQQPLALPRQPSAYVPMDMETVTVEESPPIEPAEASAPTAADAPRLPSRAKPPVLLLHGFIDNRSVFVLLRRSLAQHGRQHVESLNYSPLTCDIRAAAALLARHVEEVCERSGQDRVDIVGHSLGGLIARYYVQCLGGDTRVRTLVTLGTPHGGTRVAPLADAHPIVRQMRPGSSVVEELKRPAPGCRTRFVSFWSDLDQLMLPLETACVDHVDLLAQNVRVTGIGHLALPVHPAVAIGIRQALDAEHAEGARAADKAGGGLTVA; encoded by the coding sequence ATGAAGGTCACGAGGACTTTGCCCTTTCGCCCCCTCTGCCACTTGCTGCCCACGAGACTGGCCGGTCTCTCGATCGCGCTCCTGAAGGCGACCGCCCTGGAGCTGGCGATCCTCGCGGGCCATCTGCTCCTCTATCCCTCGGGCATCCTCCCGGAACGAAGGCAGCAGCCCCTGGCGCTGCCCCGCCAGCCCTCGGCCTACGTCCCGATGGACATGGAAACCGTCACGGTGGAGGAGAGCCCTCCTATAGAACCGGCAGAGGCGAGCGCCCCGACAGCAGCGGACGCGCCGCGCCTGCCCTCCCGCGCCAAGCCCCCGGTCCTCCTCCTGCACGGATTCATCGACAACCGCTCCGTCTTCGTTCTGCTGCGCCGTTCCCTCGCGCAGCACGGCAGGCAGCACGTCGAATCGCTCAACTACTCCCCGCTCACCTGCGACATCCGGGCCGCGGCCGCGCTGCTCGCCCGGCACGTGGAGGAGGTGTGCGAGCGCTCGGGCCAGGACAGGGTCGACATCGTGGGGCACAGCCTGGGCGGTCTGATAGCCCGTTACTACGTGCAGTGCCTCGGCGGCGACACGCGCGTGCGCACGCTCGTCACCCTCGGAACCCCGCACGGCGGCACGCGGGTGGCGCCGCTCGCGGACGCGCACCCGATCGTCCGTCAGATGCGGCCCGGCTCGTCCGTCGTCGAGGAGTTGAAGCGGCCCGCGCCCGGCTGTCGTACGCGCTTCGTGAGCTTCTGGAGCGACCTCGACCAGTTGATGCTGCCCCTGGAGACCGCGTGCGTGGACCACGTGGACCTGCTCGCGCAGAACGTGCGGGTCACGGGCATCGGCCATCTCGCGCTGCCGGTGCACCCGGCCGTCGCGATCGGCATCCGTCAGGCCCTCGACGCGGAGCACGCGGAAGGAGCGCGCGCCGCGGACAAGGCCGGCGGTGGTCTGACGGTCGCCTGA